The following proteins are co-located in the Vicugna pacos chromosome 3, VicPac4, whole genome shotgun sequence genome:
- the H3-4 gene encoding histone H3.1t, translating into MARTKQTARKSTGGKAPRKQLDAKVARKSAPATCGMKRPHRFRPGTVTLREIRRYQKSTELLIRKLPFQRLVREITHDFIADLRLQTSAVMALQEACEAYLVGLFEDTNLCAIHAKRVTIMPKDMQLARRIRGERA; encoded by the coding sequence ATGGCTCGCACGAAGCAGACGGCGCGCAAGTCTACAGGCGGCAAGGCACCACGCAAGCAGTTGGACGCTAAGGTGGCTCGTAAGAGCGCGCCTGCTACCTGTGGCATGAAAAGGCCTCACCGGTTTCGGCCCGGCACTGTAACGCTGCGCGAGATCCGCCGCTACCAGAAGTCCACGGAGCTGCTCATCCGCAAGCTGCCCTTCCAGCGGCTGGTACGGGAGATTACCCACGACTTCATAGCGGATCTGCGTCTTCAGACCTCAGCTGTGATGGCGCTGCAGGAAGCGTGTGAGGCCTATCTGGTGGGTCTTTTTGAAGACACCAATTTGTGTGCCATCCACGCCAAGCGTGTAACCATCATGCCTAAAGACATGCAGTTGGCAAGGCGTATCCGTGGCGAGCGTGCTTAA